One Skermanella pratensis genomic window, CCTGGTCCGGCGCGGCGATCCGGACGAGTATCACCTCGCCAACATCCGCTTCCACGACATGATCTACCAGGGCAGCCACAACGGTTTCCTGGCCGAAACAACCGTCGCGCTGCGCCGGCGGCTGTCGCCGTTCTCGCGCGCCCAGTTCCGCAACCTGGGCCGCATGGCCCGTTCCTTCGCCGAGCACGACCAGATCGTCACGGCGATCGTGCGCGGCGACGGGGACGCGGCCTTCCGGTCGATGCGCGCCCATCTCGCGACGGTCGAGCACGCGTTCGAGGATTATCTCGCGGAGGAAGGCCGGGCGGCCAGGACGATGGCGGCCACCCGGCGCTAGGCCGTTCTAGCGGGTCGGCTTGCCCTTGCCGCCGGCGGGAACGGCGCTGGCCGGGGGAGGTCCTCGGACAGGATGGTGATGTGCAGGTCGTAGGACACCTCGCCCTCGTCCTCGTCCCTGTGCACCACACCGATGAACTCGTCGCCGATCAGCATTTCGATCGGCGCGCCGCGCTTGGGCGGAGGGACGATGGTGATCCGGTCGTTCCCGAAAGTCCGGCGGAGATAATCCTGGACCCTGGCGATCTCGTTGGGCGTCATCACACTCTCGACAGGCTGTTGCGGCTTCAATCCCCGATCCTGGTGCCGCAGGTCAATCGACAACATCGGGCGGAGGCTCCGTGTTGCGGCACCGGACGCCGTTGCGCAAGTCCGGAATGTTACGCCGCACGGATTCAGCCTCGCTCAGGCACGTTCCGCGACATAGGCCGCCAGCCGCCAAGATGCGAGATATCCTCCGCCCCGTGGGTGGCAAAGGCTTCGCACAGGAAGCCCTTGACCGGCCCGACGCCGTCGATCAGCACCGTGCCGATGCCGAGCGGCGTCCCGATCCCGGACACGAAGCGGGCGAAACCGGCGTCCGGCACCGCCCACAGTTCGGCCTCGATCGCATGCCCCTCGTCCGGCCCGACGCGCAGCAGGCCGGGCCGCGCCGGGGTCATCCCGGACAGGGCGAACAGGCGATAGAGGGGCTCGGTCCGGACCGCCGCGACCTTGCGGGCGCCCAGCGCCACCAGCTCGCCGTTCAGCGGCATGCCTTCCATGTGTCCGCCGACCACCGCCACCAGCGTTCCCTCCGACGGTGGAGCCTCGGCCGGCCGGTCCGGCAGGGGAGCGCCGGTGGCGCCCAGGGTCAGCCCGGTGGCGCGCTGCCAGCGGCTGCCCAGCGCCGCCAGCGCCCGGTCGCGTCCGGCAGGCGCGATCAGCGTGACGCCGAGCGGCAGGCCAAGGGGGCCGAAGCCGTTGGGAACCGCGACGGCGGAGAGGTCCAGCAGGTTCGTGAAGTTGGTGTAGGCGCCCAGGTTCGTGTTGAGCACCACCGGGTCGGCCTCAAGCTGGTCGACGGTGTAAATGGTTCCCGCCGTCGGCACCAGCAGCACGTCGATCTCCCGCCATGCTCGGCTCGCCGTCCTGCGCAGCTCCTCCAGCCGGTACATCGCCCGGAAGGCATCGACGGCACTGAAGGCGTCCGCGGACTGGATGATGCGCCGGGTGACGGCATGCACGCTCTCCGGCCGGTCGCGCAGGAAGGTCTCGACCGCGGCCATCCGCTCGGCGACCCAGGGGCCGCTGTAGAGCAGGTCGGCGGTCTCCCGGAACGGGGTGAAATCGATGGCGACCGACTTCCCGCCCAACTCCGTCAGGCGTTCGACGGCGTCGGCGAAGAGCTGTGCCGCCGCATCGTCGCCGAAGAAACGCAGGTCCTCGGCACGCGGCACCCCGAAGCGGAAGCGCTCCGGCAGCGCCGCGTCCTCCACGGTGCGCGAATAGGGATCGTCGGGATCGAACCCTCGGGCAACGTCGAACACGGCCGCCGCGTCGGCCGATGTCAGGGCGAAGATCGACACGCAGTCGAGCGAGCGGCAGGCCGGCACGACGCCAGACGTGCTGAGGGCGCCGCGCGTCGGCTTCAATCCCACGATGTTGTTGAAGGCCGCCGGCACCCTGCCCGACCCCGCCGTGTCGGTTCCCAGCGCGAAGCCGACCAGCCCGGACGAGACCGCGACCGCCGAGCCGGAACTGGACCCGCCCGGGATGTAGCGGGGATCGAACGGGTTGCGCGGGATACCGTAGGGCGAGCGGACGCCGACCAGACCGGTGGCGAACTGGTCCAGGTTGGTCTTGCCGACCAGCACGGCTCCCGCCTCCAGCAGCCGTTTCAACACGGGCGCCGTCGCCTTCGGCTGGTAGGCGAAATCGGGGCAGGCCGCCGTGGTCGGCATTCCCGCCACGTCGATGTTGTCCTTCACCGCGAAAGGGATGCCGAAGAGCGGCAGCCTGGCGGCCTGATCGCGGGTCAGCGCGTCCAGTTCTCCGGCCCGGTGCCGCAGGTCCGCCGGGTCGCAGCGGGAGATCCAGACGTGATCGTCGCCGGCCGCCGCGATCCGCCCCAGGACGGCCTCCACGACGGCGGCGACCGACAGGGTGCCCTTGGCGTATCCATCGCCGAGGGTGGCCAGGTCCAAGCTTCCGATCACGTCTCCCCCGCTCATCGCCATCCCCTTCCATCCGTCGCGTATGCGATCATGCATACAGCGAGCCACAGTTTTCTCCTTTGAAATCATACGTCTAACCCACTGCTAAATTGAAGACCCAAGTTCATGCTTAAATTTTGAGCTACGAAGACCCTATGCGCCCAACGCTTATGCAGCCTTTCACTCGCATCCCCGCGGGAACCCCGCCGCCATGCCGCATATGACCCCTGGTATAGAGCTTGCAGGGTACCGGCCATCAAACGAACGAAAATTCCTGGATGGAGGGTTCTGATGACGGTGAATCAGGGCATTTCACGTCGCACGGCCTTGGGCGTCCTCGCGGGCGCCGCTGCGGGAACCGCGATCTCGGGCTTCTCGCCGCTCTCACGGGCCCTCGCCGCCAAGAAGCTGATGGTCGGCTTCATCTATGTCGGCCCGCGCGACGACTTCGGCTACAACCAGGCCCATGCCGAAGCCGCCGCGGCGCTCCGCTCCATGAGCGGCATCAAGGTCGTGGAGGAGGAGAAGGTCGCCGAGACCCTCGACGTCCAGAAGACCATGGAAAGCATGATCAACCTGGACGGCGCCGGACTGGTCTTCCCGACCTCGTTCGGCTATTTCGACCCGCACATGCTGAAGGTGGCGCAGAAATATCCCGACGTGGAGTTCCGCCACTGCGGCGGCATGTTCAAGGCCGGCGTCCATCCCGCCAATACCGGCAGCTATTTCGGCTATATCGACGAAGGCCAGTATCTCAACGGCGTCGCCGCCGGCCATGCGACCAAGTCGAAGAAGCTGGGCTTCGTCGCGGCCAAGCCGATCCCGCAGGTCCTGCGCAACATCAACGCCTTCACGCTCGGCGCCCGCTCGGTCGATCCGGCCATCACCACCCAGGTTATCTTCACCGGCGACTGGTCCATGCCGGTCAAGGAGGCGGAGGCGACCAACGGCCTGGTGAACGCCGGCGTGGATGTCGTCACCTGCCACGTGGACAGCCCCAAGGTCGTGGTCGAGACCGCCGAGCGGCGCGGCGCCTATACCTGCGGTTATCACGCCAACCAGGCGCCGCTGGCTCCCAAGGGATACCTGACCGGGGCGGAGTGGAACTGGATCACCGTCTACAAGGATTTCGTGACCAAGGCCCAGGCGGGCGAGAAGCCGGGGCAGTTCGTGCGCGGCGGCCTGAAGGAGGGCTTCATCAAGACCTCGGCCTACGGCCCGGCGGTCAGTTCCGAGTCCAAGGCGGCCGGCGAGGCGATCAAGGCGAAGATGATGGCCGGCGACTTCCCGATCTTCGCCGGGCCGATCCGCAGCAATACCGGCGCGGAGGTCATCCCGGCCGGCAAGACATACGGGCAGACCGACCTTTGGCTCGAAGGGATGGACTGGCTGGCCGAGGGCGTCGTCGGCTCGACCTCCTAAGGAGGGCCGGGACGATGGTCAACCAGACCGCCCGGCTGCCGGGCTCCGCGGCATCGCCGTTAGGCAGCCTTCCCCTGGACGCGCTGCGCTCCGGCGCGGAGGCGGTGCTGATCCCGGTCGGCGCCCTGCTCGCCACGGCGGTCGTGTTCGGGATCTTCGTGGCGCTGGCCGGCGCCGACCCGTTCGAGACCTTCGAGCTGATGTACCGGGGCGCCTTCGGCACCTGGTTCTCGTGGCAGAATACGCTCCAGCGCACGGCACCGCTGCTTCTGACGGCCCTGTGCGTGGCCCTGCCCGCGCGGCTGGGCCTGGTCATCATCGGCGGCGAGGGGGCGCTGGTGATCGGCGGGCTCTGCTCGGCCGCCGCCGGGATGGCGATGGCTGGCGCACCGCCCTGGCTGCTGCTGGGCGTCATGGCGCTGGCCGGCATGGCGGCGGGCGGCGCCTGGATCGCCCTGGCCGGCGCGCTCCGCCAGTTCCGCGGCGTCAACGAGACGATCTCCAGCCTGCTGCTGGCCTATATCGCGATCGCCCTGATGAACCACATGGTCGAAGGACCCTTGCGCGATCCGGCCAGCCTCAACAAGCCTTCCACCCCGCCGCTGGGCGACGCCAACATGATCGGCGCGATCCCGGGGCTGGACGTCCACTGGGGGCTGGCGTTCGGCTTGGTCGCCTGCATCGCCGCCTATGTGCTGATGCAGAGGACCACCTTCGGCTTCGGCGCCCGGATGGTCGGCGGCAATGTCCGGGCCGCCCGCATGGCCGGGCTGTCGGTGGCGAAGCTGACCCTGGTCACCTGCTTCCTGGCCGGGGCCGCCGCCGGGCTGGCCGGCATGGTCGAGGTGGCGGCGGTGCATGGCAGCGCCAACGCCTCGCTGGTCGCGGGCTATGGCTATACCGG contains:
- a CDS encoding DUF3126 family protein, with the protein product MTPNEIARVQDYLRRTFGNDRITIVPPPKRGAPIEMLIGDEFIGVVHRDEDEGEVSYDLHITILSEDLPRPAPFPPAARASRPARTA
- the atzF gene encoding allophanate hydrolase yields the protein MSGGDVIGSLDLATLGDGYAKGTLSVAAVVEAVLGRIAAAGDDHVWISRCDPADLRHRAGELDALTRDQAARLPLFGIPFAVKDNIDVAGMPTTAACPDFAYQPKATAPVLKRLLEAGAVLVGKTNLDQFATGLVGVRSPYGIPRNPFDPRYIPGGSSSGSAVAVSSGLVGFALGTDTAGSGRVPAAFNNIVGLKPTRGALSTSGVVPACRSLDCVSIFALTSADAAAVFDVARGFDPDDPYSRTVEDAALPERFRFGVPRAEDLRFFGDDAAAQLFADAVERLTELGGKSVAIDFTPFRETADLLYSGPWVAERMAAVETFLRDRPESVHAVTRRIIQSADAFSAVDAFRAMYRLEELRRTASRAWREIDVLLVPTAGTIYTVDQLEADPVVLNTNLGAYTNFTNLLDLSAVAVPNGFGPLGLPLGVTLIAPAGRDRALAALGSRWQRATGLTLGATGAPLPDRPAEAPPSEGTLVAVVGGHMEGMPLNGELVALGARKVAAVRTEPLYRLFALSGMTPARPGLLRVGPDEGHAIEAELWAVPDAGFARFVSGIGTPLGIGTVLIDGVGPVKGFLCEAFATHGAEDISHLGGWRPMSRNVPERG
- a CDS encoding BMP family ABC transporter substrate-binding protein; this translates as MTVNQGISRRTALGVLAGAAAGTAISGFSPLSRALAAKKLMVGFIYVGPRDDFGYNQAHAEAAAALRSMSGIKVVEEEKVAETLDVQKTMESMINLDGAGLVFPTSFGYFDPHMLKVAQKYPDVEFRHCGGMFKAGVHPANTGSYFGYIDEGQYLNGVAAGHATKSKKLGFVAAKPIPQVLRNINAFTLGARSVDPAITTQVIFTGDWSMPVKEAEATNGLVNAGVDVVTCHVDSPKVVVETAERRGAYTCGYHANQAPLAPKGYLTGAEWNWITVYKDFVTKAQAGEKPGQFVRGGLKEGFIKTSAYGPAVSSESKAAGEAIKAKMMAGDFPIFAGPIRSNTGAEVIPAGKTYGQTDLWLEGMDWLAEGVVGSTS
- a CDS encoding ABC transporter permease; the protein is MVNQTARLPGSAASPLGSLPLDALRSGAEAVLIPVGALLATAVVFGIFVALAGADPFETFELMYRGAFGTWFSWQNTLQRTAPLLLTALCVALPARLGLVIIGGEGALVIGGLCSAAAGMAMAGAPPWLLLGVMALAGMAAGGAWIALAGALRQFRGVNETISSLLLAYIAIALMNHMVEGPLRDPASLNKPSTPPLGDANMIGAIPGLDVHWGLAFGLVACIAAYVLMQRTTFGFGARMVGGNVRAARMAGLSVAKLTLVTCFLAGAAAGLAGMVEVAAVHGSANASLVAGYGYTGILIAFIARQNPLAVIPVALMFGGIAASGGLLQRRLDLPDATILVLQGIAFVMILASDTLYGRFRIFQPRG